Within Nocardia terpenica, the genomic segment CTTTTGTTTCATCGAAGCAAGTAATACTATTGCTTCATGGAAGCAAATAAAGAGCAGATGCGGGCGCTGGCCCGGACCACGCAGCGCTTCGCGGAGGCCATGCGGCAGGGCATTGCGCGCACCTACGATCCGGTGCGGGTCGGGGTGCTGAACCTGGCCGCCGAGCACGGGCCGCTGCGGGCGGGGGAGATCGCGGTGCGGCTGGACGCGCTGCCGTCGTCGGTGACCCGGCACGTGCGGATCCTGGTCGACTCCGGATTGGTGACGGCCACACCGGATCCGGCCGATCGGCGGGCGGTGCTGGTGGAGGCGACCGCAGCCGGGCGCGCCGAGCTGGCCGATTTCCAGCGGGTGGGGGACGAGGTCTTCGGCGCGGTCATCGCCGACTGGTCCGCCGAGGACGTCGTCGCCCTCACCGGTCTGCTGGACCGGATGGTCGAGGCATGGCTGACACGCGGCGTCGACCAGCAGGAACGCGTCCATCACCCGGCCCGCTTCGTGTGGAGCCGGAGCTGACTCGGGGAGGACATTGTCATGGCTACCAACGAACCTCTGCACGTCCTGATCGCCGGTGGCGGCATCGGCGGGCTGGCGCTGGCCAACGGGCTGCGTCGGGCCGGGGTCCGCGTCACGGTCCTCGAGCGCGATCGGCATCGCATCGATCGGTTGCAGGGCTTTCGCATTCACATCGATCCGCGGGGCAGCGGGGCGCTGCGGGAACTGCTGGCGCCCGAACTGTTCTCGGCCTTCGTCGCCGCGGCGGGCAAGGGCGGCAACGGATTCGGATTCGTCACCGAGCAGATGCGCGAACTGACGCGGGTCCGGATGGCGGAGCAGGGCCACTACGGCGTCAGCAGGATCACGCTGCGACAGATTCTGCTGGCCGAGCTCGGCGATATCGTCCGGTTCGACAGCATGGTGGTGGGTTTCGAGCGGCGCGGCGACGGGACGGTGGCGGCGCACCTCGCCGACGGCGATGCGGTGGTGGGCGATGTGCTCGTCGGCGCGGACGGCGGCGGCTCCCGGGTGCGGGCGCAGTATCTGCCGCATGCGCGGCGGGTCGAGACCGGAATCGTCGCCGTCGCCGGGAAATACGCGCTGACCGACGAGGCGCGGGCTCGGCTCGATCCGCGGCTGGTGGCGTCGCCGCTGAGCGTGCTGCCGCCCAGCGGGTGTGGAATGTTCGTCGCCCCACACGAATTCGATCCACCCGAGCTTCCCGGTGGGGTGGGCGGCAATGACGGTGCGGCGCAACGGTATCCGGGGCTGCTGTTCGACAACACGCAGCCGTATGTGTTCTGGGCGTATGCGGCGCGGCGCGAGCGCTACGGCGTCGATCTCGAATCGTTCGATCCGGCCGGGCTGCACCGGCTGGTCGGTGAGCTGACCGCGGGCTGGGCGCCGGAGCTGCGGCGGCTGATCGGCGAGTCCGATCCGGAGACCACCACGCTGCTGCCGATCCGGACCTCGGTGCCGATCGAGCCGTGGTCGGCCACGACGGTGACGCTGCTCGGCGACGCGATCCACAGCATGACGCCGTTCCGGGGGATCGGCGCGAACGTGGCCCTGCGCGACGCACAATCGCTGTGCCGCAGGCTGATTGCCGCCGACCGGCGGGAGCAGGGGCTGGTGGCGGCGATCGGCGACTACGAGCGGGAGATGATCGACTACGGTTTCGCCGCCGTGCGGTCCTCGCTCGCCGCGGCCGAACAGGCGGTGTCGGACAGTCGATTCGGGCGCGAGGCCGGGAAGCTGTTCTTCCGCACGGTCAATGCGGTTCCGGCGGTCAAGCGGCGGGTGTTCGCGGAGTTCGGGACCTCCTGAGCTCAGGGGCGGGGCAGCGTGGCAAGGAAATCCCTGGTGGCGGTGAGTAATCCGGGACGATCGTCGTAGTGCACGAAGTGGCCGCAGGCGGGGAATTCGACCAGGGTGGTCGCGGGGCGACGGGCGGCCATGGCGCGGGCCAGCGCGGTGGGCAGCACGGTGCTGAGACCGCCGTGGATCAGCAGGGCCGGGCAGTCCGAGCCCAGCCAGTCCGGCCACCAGTCGCCGATCAGATCCCGCTGGGACGCCATCATATCGGCGGGGTCGAACGGGAAACGCCAACCGTTGCCGTCGAATTCGGTGTTGTCGAGGAAGTAGTCGGCGACCGGTGCGCCGAAGCCGGTGACGACCGCGGCCAGTTCCTCGCGCCTCGCCGCCCGGCGCGGCCAGCCGCTCACGTCCAGGACGGGCGGCCCGACCTCGGGACCGCCCACCACGGCGGCCGCGTCCTCCAACACCAGCGCGCGGACCAGCCCGGGATGCCGGGCGGCCAGCCGGTAGGCCACGATGCCGCCCATCGAATGCCCGTACACCACAACCGGCCCGAGCCCGAGATGACGCAGGAATGCGGCGGCATCGGCCACGTAGTCGTCCGGATCGAACGGCCCCCCGGCCGCGGTCCGGCCGTGCCCGCGCTGATCGAGCGCGATCACCCGATATTCCGGAGCCAGCGCCTCGCCCAGAAACCCGAACATCCGCCCCCGCCCGAAATGCCCGTGCAACGCGAGCACCGGAACCCCCGCCTGCGGCCCGAAGTCCACATACCCGAAGCGACGACCATCCAACAACACATCGAGTTCGGCAGGCATTCGGCCGAATGTAGTCCGGACCTCGGCCCCGCACAATGTATTTCCCGGCGCGCTCACTCTTTGTGGTCCCGGCGAGCTTGCCCTTTGTGGTCCCGGCGAGCTTGCCCTTTGTGGTCCCGGCGAGCTTGCCCTTTGTGGTCCCGGCGAGCTTGCCCTTTGTGGTCCCGGCGAGCTTACCCTTTGTGGTCCCGGCGTGCTTTTGGCCGGGACCTCCAGAGATTCCGGCCAAAAGCATGCCGGAATCAAGGCGCGCTTGCCGGAATGGCGTTTATCACCGCGAAAGCCCCTGGGCCGGTGGGGGATCGGTGCAGTAGCGTGCGGGTATGGGGTTTTCGGTGGAGCGGTTCGATCATATTGTGCTCAACTGTCGGGATGTGGCGGCTACCGCGGCGTGGTATGAGCGGGTGCTGGGGATGCGGGTGGAGACGTTCGGCCCGGCCGGGCGTACGGCGCTGGCCTTCGGGCAGCAGAAGATGAATCTGCGGCCGCTGGGCGCGCTGGATTCCGACCCGAACTGGGTGACCGGGGCGGTGGAGGCCGCCGGGTCCGAGGACCTGTGCTTCATCACGACCGCGACGCCCGAGCAGGTGCGCGACCATTTGACCGCGTGCGGGGTGGAGATCATCAACGGGCCGGTCACCAAGGTGGGCGCGCTCGGCGAGATGACCTCGCACTACTGCCGCGACCTGGACGGCAACCTGGTCGAGATCGCGGTGTATCCGAGCGAGTGATCCGATAATCGCCGTCGATGTCTCCCGGAGCACCCTGCGCAAGGTCGGCCTGCGCCTGGTGCCGTTTCTCGGGCTGCTCTATTTCGTGAACTATCTGGATCGGGTGAACATCGGGTTCGCCGGACCCAGCGGAATGAAGACCGACCTCGGCCTCAGCGAGACCGTCTTCGGATTCGCCTCGGGCATCTTCTTTCTCGGTTATCTGGTGCTGGAGGTGCCCAGCAATCTGGCGCTGCACCGGTTCGGGGCGCGGCGCTGGCTGGCGCGCATCATGCTCACCTGGGGCGTGCTCGCGACGGCCATGGCCTTCGTGCCCAACCCGACGATGCTGATCGTGCTGCGGTTCGCGCTCGGCGTGGCCGAGGCCGGATTCTTCCCCGGCATCCTGCTGTATCTGACGTACTGGTTCCCGCAGGCGCACCGGGCGCGGGTGGTGGCGCTGTTCATGACGGCGGTGCCGATCTCCACGGCGGTCGGATCGACGTTGTCCAGCTTGGTTATTCGCTACGGCGACGGCGTCTTCGGTTTGCGCGGTTGGCGTTTCATGTTCCTGGTCGAGGGCATTCCGGCGCTGCTGCTGGCCGCGCTCACCTGGTGGTATCTCACCGACCGGCCCGAGCGGGCGCGGTGGCTGGCACCGGCCGAACGGGCATGGCTGGCAGCCGAACTCGACCGCGAGCGGGCCGAGCGGGAGCGCGGCGAGCGCTGGACGGTGCGCAAGGCGCTGACCCATCCGCGCATACTCGGGCTGGCCCTGATCTACGGCGGCATCGCCTACGGGCTGTATGCGCTCGGCTTCTTCCTGCCGACCATCATCGCGGGATTCCAGCAGCAGTACGGGGTGAACTACTCGATCGTGCAGCGCGGAGCGATCACCGCGGTGCCGTATCTGATCGGCGCGGTCGCGATGGTGTGGTGGGGGCGGCACGGCGACCGCACGGGCGAGCGGCGCTGGCATGTCGCGCTGCCCTCGGTGCTGGGCGGGCTGGCCATTCCGATCGCGCTGTATCTGGGCGACCCGCTCGCGGCCATGATCGCGGTGACCGTGTGCGCGATCGGCGTGCTGGCCGCCCTGCCCACCTTCTGGGCGCTGCCGAGCACCTTCCTGTCCGGGGCCGCGGCGGCGGGCGGGATCGCGCTGATCAATTCCCTCGGCAATATCAGCGGATTCGCCGCACCCTACGTGACCGGCTGGCTGCGCGACCTGACCGGATCGCAGCGCGCGGGCCTGTGGGTGGTCGGCATCTACCTGGTGCTCGCGGGACTGGGGGCGCTCGCGCTGCGCCCGCCACGGCGGGATACCTTCTCCGGCAACGGAATCTGATCACCGAAGTCGAAGGGATCCCGATGGGTATTCGCTATCAGGTCGTCATCGATACGCCCGATCCGAACGAACTGGCGCGGTTCTGGGCGCAGGCGCTCGGATATGTGGTGGAGGACCACCGGCCACTGCTGGAACGAATGCTCGACGCGGGCGAGATCACGCCGGATCGTGTTGTGCGCGAGGACGATCGACTGTACTGGCTGGACTTCGCGGCCATCCGGGAACCGGCCGCTCCCGTGGACGAGACGACGGGGATCGCGCAGGGCGACCGAATCGTGTTCCAGCGCGTGCC encodes:
- a CDS encoding MarR family winged helix-turn-helix transcriptional regulator, producing MEANKEQMRALARTTQRFAEAMRQGIARTYDPVRVGVLNLAAEHGPLRAGEIAVRLDALPSSVTRHVRILVDSGLVTATPDPADRRAVLVEATAAGRAELADFQRVGDEVFGAVIADWSAEDVVALTGLLDRMVEAWLTRGVDQQERVHHPARFVWSRS
- a CDS encoding MFS transporter, producing MRLVPFLGLLYFVNYLDRVNIGFAGPSGMKTDLGLSETVFGFASGIFFLGYLVLEVPSNLALHRFGARRWLARIMLTWGVLATAMAFVPNPTMLIVLRFALGVAEAGFFPGILLYLTYWFPQAHRARVVALFMTAVPISTAVGSTLSSLVIRYGDGVFGLRGWRFMFLVEGIPALLLAALTWWYLTDRPERARWLAPAERAWLAAELDRERAERERGERWTVRKALTHPRILGLALIYGGIAYGLYALGFFLPTIIAGFQQQYGVNYSIVQRGAITAVPYLIGAVAMVWWGRHGDRTGERRWHVALPSVLGGLAIPIALYLGDPLAAMIAVTVCAIGVLAALPTFWALPSTFLSGAAAAGGIALINSLGNISGFAAPYVTGWLRDLTGSQRAGLWVVGIYLVLAGLGALALRPPRRDTFSGNGI
- a CDS encoding FAD-dependent oxidoreductase → MATNEPLHVLIAGGGIGGLALANGLRRAGVRVTVLERDRHRIDRLQGFRIHIDPRGSGALRELLAPELFSAFVAAAGKGGNGFGFVTEQMRELTRVRMAEQGHYGVSRITLRQILLAELGDIVRFDSMVVGFERRGDGTVAAHLADGDAVVGDVLVGADGGGSRVRAQYLPHARRVETGIVAVAGKYALTDEARARLDPRLVASPLSVLPPSGCGMFVAPHEFDPPELPGGVGGNDGAAQRYPGLLFDNTQPYVFWAYAARRERYGVDLESFDPAGLHRLVGELTAGWAPELRRLIGESDPETTTLLPIRTSVPIEPWSATTVTLLGDAIHSMTPFRGIGANVALRDAQSLCRRLIAADRREQGLVAAIGDYEREMIDYGFAAVRSSLAAAEQAVSDSRFGREAGKLFFRTVNAVPAVKRRVFAEFGTS
- a CDS encoding VOC family protein gives rise to the protein MGIRYQVVIDTPDPNELARFWAQALGYVVEDHRPLLERMLDAGEITPDRVVREDDRLYWLDFAAIREPAAPVDETTGIAQGDRIVFQRVPEPKTVKNRLHLDVEVGPQRRESEIARLEALGARRLYDGDLGGPWTTMADPHGNEFCVQ
- a CDS encoding alpha/beta fold hydrolase, which produces MPAELDVLLDGRRFGYVDFGPQAGVPVLALHGHFGRGRMFGFLGEALAPEYRVIALDQRGHGRTAAGGPFDPDDYVADAAAFLRHLGLGPVVVYGHSMGGIVAYRLAARHPGLVRALVLEDAAAVVGGPEVGPPVLDVSGWPRRAARREELAAVVTGFGAPVADYFLDNTEFDGNGWRFPFDPADMMASQRDLIGDWWPDWLGSDCPALLIHGGLSTVLPTALARAMAARRPATTLVEFPACGHFVHYDDRPGLLTATRDFLATLPRP
- a CDS encoding VOC family protein; protein product: MGFSVERFDHIVLNCRDVAATAAWYERVLGMRVETFGPAGRTALAFGQQKMNLRPLGALDSDPNWVTGAVEAAGSEDLCFITTATPEQVRDHLTACGVEIINGPVTKVGALGEMTSHYCRDLDGNLVEIAVYPSE